One genomic segment of Arthrobacter sp. zg-Y1110 includes these proteins:
- the lysA gene encoding diaminopimelate decarboxylase, whose product MTASPLAPAWLSHPEDTNALRPQMWAQDVRRGDGGELEISGIPVSRIAEEFGTPVFVMSEADFRARARDFKDSFDAAFAGLCGGVDVYYAGKSFLCTEVARWVSSEGLRLDTCSGGELAVARRAGLHGSQLGLHGNNKSLAELARALDMELGRIVVDSLGELKMLGDLAASRGERANVMLRLTPGVHASTHEFIATAHEDQKFGLSMVADPELDGMSPAMAAVETALKHDGVNLVGVHCHIGSQIFESAGFELAARRLLGFLAEVKQGYGVELAELDLGGGYGIAYTEADAPRPPAEIANAMAAVVGSTCTELGLAVPRISIEPGRAIVGPSTFTLYRAGTTKTVRVDTPDGGTSPRRYVSVDGGMSDNARPVLYGADYSAVLASRTSEDDAVISRVVGKHCESGDIVVRDAYLPADVTASDLLAVPGTGAYCWVLSSNYNYVARPPVVAVRDGAARLIVRGETEDDLLARDVS is encoded by the coding sequence ATGACTGCTTCACCCCTGGCTCCCGCATGGCTGAGCCATCCGGAAGACACCAACGCCCTGCGCCCGCAGATGTGGGCGCAGGACGTCAGGCGCGGCGACGGCGGCGAGCTGGAGATCTCCGGCATCCCCGTCTCCCGGATCGCCGAGGAATTCGGCACCCCCGTGTTCGTGATGTCGGAAGCGGATTTCCGGGCCCGTGCCCGGGACTTCAAGGACTCCTTCGACGCTGCGTTCGCGGGGCTGTGCGGGGGAGTGGATGTCTACTACGCCGGCAAATCCTTCCTCTGCACCGAGGTGGCCCGCTGGGTCTCCTCCGAGGGGCTGCGCCTGGACACCTGCTCCGGCGGTGAGCTGGCAGTAGCCCGGCGTGCAGGGCTCCACGGCAGCCAGCTCGGACTGCACGGCAACAATAAGTCTCTGGCCGAGCTGGCCCGTGCCCTGGACATGGAGCTGGGCCGGATTGTGGTGGACAGCCTGGGCGAGCTGAAAATGCTGGGGGACCTGGCCGCCTCCCGCGGTGAACGCGCCAACGTCATGCTGCGGCTGACCCCGGGTGTACATGCCTCCACACACGAGTTCATTGCCACCGCCCATGAGGACCAGAAGTTCGGCCTGTCCATGGTGGCCGACCCGGAGCTGGACGGAATGTCCCCGGCCATGGCCGCCGTGGAAACCGCACTCAAGCACGACGGCGTGAACCTGGTGGGCGTGCACTGCCACATCGGATCGCAGATCTTCGAATCCGCCGGTTTCGAACTCGCCGCCCGCCGGCTGCTCGGTTTCCTGGCCGAGGTGAAGCAGGGCTACGGCGTTGAGCTGGCCGAACTGGACCTGGGCGGCGGCTACGGTATCGCCTACACGGAGGCAGACGCCCCGCGTCCGCCGGCCGAGATCGCCAACGCGATGGCCGCCGTCGTCGGCAGTACCTGCACCGAGCTGGGACTGGCGGTTCCGCGGATCTCCATTGAGCCCGGCCGTGCCATCGTAGGCCCGAGCACCTTCACGCTTTACCGGGCAGGCACCACCAAGACGGTCCGGGTGGACACGCCCGACGGCGGCACCTCGCCGCGGCGGTACGTTTCCGTGGACGGCGGGATGAGCGACAACGCCCGGCCCGTGCTCTACGGGGCGGACTACTCCGCCGTGCTGGCGTCGCGTACCTCCGAAGATGACGCGGTTATTTCGCGCGTAGTTGGCAAACACTGCGAAAGCGGCGACATAGTGGTGAGGGACGCCTACCTGCCCGCCGATGTCACGGCGTCGGATCTGCTGGCTGTTCCGGGTACCGGCGCCTACTGCTGGGTCCTGTCCAGCAATTACAACTATGTGGCCCGCCCGCCCGTTGTTGCGGTGCGGGACGGCGCTGCGCGGCTGATAGTCCGCGGCGAAACCGAAGACGACCTGCTGGCCCGGGACGTTTCCTAA